GTCGTCGGCCGCGGCCAGCACCTTCTCGGCATGGGGCCGGAAGGTGTCGGCCGCCGTGGTGGGTACGACGCCGCGCCCGACCCGGCGGAACAGCTGCACCCCGAGCGACCTCTCCAGGTTGCGGATCTGCTCCGAGACCGACGGCTGTGCGTAGCCGAGCTCGTCGGCGGCCCGGGTCAGCGAGCGGTGCTCGTAGGTCGCGAGGAAGCAGGTCAGCTGGTGGAGCGAGAGCATCGCGAGACCTCCGTCACAGCCATAGGTCTTCCCTAGGGATCCAACTGGAAAGAGAGGCTACCCCTTGATCCGTGGCCGGCGCACCATGGAAGCAACCCGATGGCTCCCCGATGGATCCGCCGGTTCGAAGGAGGCCCGCCATGTTCACGCACACCTGCTCCGCCTGCCACCGGCGCGAGCTGATCTTCCCCAGCCAGGTCACCGGCATGGAGAACACCGACCACGGCATCGTCGTCACGTTCACCTGCTGGTGCGACGCCGAGCAGACGATCGTCACCGGCCTGAAGGCGACCCAGCCCGTCGCCCCCGCCGCCGAGGCCGCTGTCGAGCCGGCCCTCGCCCCCGCCGCTGCCTGACCCGGATTCGCTCCGCGGTCACCCCGCTGGGTATGCTTCCGCGGTCGCCGACGCACGCGTCGTCGTACGCCGCCTTAGCTCAGTCGGTAGAGCGAATCACTCGTAATGATTAGGTCGTCGGTTCGATTCCGACAGGCGGCTCGGACACAGAGGCCCTGACCTGCGCACACGCGGGTCAGGGCCTCTGCCGCGTCCGGGACAGCCGGACCGCGGAGGCGAGGAAGAAGATCCCGCCGAGCAGCGCGTAGCCGCCGAGGCCGCCGAGCGCGGGATCGCTGCCCGCGGCCGTGGCGACGAAGCCCCCGCCGGCCAGGACCGAGATGCCGCCACTGAGGATCATCGGCCACTGTCCGCCCAGGCCGCGGCGACGCAGCGCGACGACGAGCTGGACGGCTCCCGCGGCGATGGCCCAGGCGCCCCAGGTGCGGAGCACGGCGGGCGCTCCGGACGCCGCTGCCACCGCGAGGCCGGCTGCGGCGAGCCCGCTGAGCGCCATGTTGACCCGCAGCAGGCCGCCCGCACGGATGCCACCCGAGGCGCGGTGGTCGACGACGGCGGCGGCGAGGTCGAACAGCGGGTAGGCGACGAGGAGCACCGCGACGGTCGTCGTGACGTCGGAGCCGTCCCGGGTGGCCAGCAGGAGGGCGGCCGCCCAGGCGAGTGCGAAGCCGAAGCGCACGCCGTACAGCGCTCGCAGCGCCTGCCGGGCCCTGCCGGCCTCGGCTCCGATGGTGGGGGAGGTGGTCGTGGGCGCCGCGGTCATGGAGATCTCCTTCTGGTGGGTAGACAGGTCTGTCTCTTTGGGTACGACGGTCTCCCGGAGAGGGTCGTGTTGTCAAGACAGACCGGTCTACCTGCTAGGTTCGCCACGAGCAGGAGGTGGACGGATGTCGGAAGCGCGCAAGCGGCTGGTGGACACGGCGAGCCGGCTGTTCTACGCCGAGGGTCTCCATGCCGTCGGCATCGACCGCGTCATCGCCGAGGCGGGCGTCACGAAGGCGACGCTGTACCGCCACTTCCCCAGCAAGGACGACCTGGTGGTCACCTACCTGAGCGTCGCGGACGACGCGCTCCGGGCGCGTGTCGACGAGGCCCGTGCGCGGGGGCGGGCGGCCGACGACGTCCTGCGCGAGCTGGCCGAGTCCATCGCGGAGGACATCCGGCGACCGGGCTTCCGTGGGTGCGCGTTCCTCAACGCCGCCGCGGAGTACCCCGATGCTGCCCACCCGGTGCACGCAGCGGTCCTCCGGCACCGCGACTGGTTCTTCGCGACGACCGCTGAGCTGTTCGCCGAGACCGGCAAGCCGGACGCCGAGCCGGCCGCACGGCACTTCGTGATGCTGCGCGACGGCGCGATGGCCGCCGGCTGCCTGTCCGACCCCGTGCTCGTCGGGGAGACCTTCCTGCGCGGCGTCGCGGGCCTGCTGACCTATCGCAGCGGGATGGGCGACGACTAGCTGCGGGCGTCAGTCGGTGAAGCGCACCCTGGGGCTCCGGCAGATCAGGAGGCGTCGCACCTTCGCGCCGTCCTCGGTGAGCTGCGCGCTCGCGTTGAACGACGCCTCGAAGGCGCCGTCGCGACGTGTCTCGCCGAGCACGATCTCCGTGCCGTCGACCGCGGCGCCGCTCAGGATGTGGTGGGTGAGCACGCTGACCTCGCGCTGGGCGAGATAGACCTCGAGCCCGGCGCGGTCGCCCTCGAACTCGGCGGCGCCGTCGCCCGTGGAGAAGAGGATCGAGAGCCGGAAGTCGTCGGTGATCCGGTCGAGCACCCGCTCGGGCGTCGTCGAGTCCATGATCTCGAACCAGGCCTGCAGCAGGGGGGTCGTCGTCATCTGAGGGGCCTCCGGGGTGTGGGCGGACGTGCTCATGCGTCGGGCAGCAGGGACAGCTCGGTGTCGAAGGCGACCTGGTAGGCAGCGATCAGGCCCGCCTCGTCGATCCGCACGGAGGCGAGGAAGTAGCCGGTCGTGGTGCCCTCGTCCTCCACGACCTTGCCGTATACGAACTCGAGATCGCCGTCGGTGGTCTGTCGCAGCGGGACATGGCGGCGTACGACGTCGCCGCGCCCGGTCAGGTAGTCGCGGAGTGCCTGCCGGTCCTCGCCGCGGACGGCCCGGCCGGGCAGCAGGATGGCCGAGCGCACGTCGGGCGCGAGGAGGGCCATGGCGCCGTCGAGGTCGCCCGCGTCGACGGCTGCGTAGTAGCGGGTGAGGGTGACGCTGCTCATGAGTTGAACTTAGTTCAGTTGAGAGACGGCTGTCCAGCGTTCTTGCCCGGATGCGGCCACGGACTTAAACTGAACTCACTTCAATACGATTCGGAGGATCCCCGTGAACCCGTGGCCCGAGCTCGATCCCGCACTGATGGCGCCCGTCGCGGAGCGTGAGGAGCTGCGCCAGGTCGTCCGCGCCCTGCTCGAGAAGGAGGCCGGCCACGAGGCCGTCCGGGCGGCGGCGGACTCCTCCGGAGGCTGGTCGCCGGACCTGTGGCAGCGCCTGAACGCAGAGCTCGAGATCGGCAGGCTCGCCGTGCCGGAGGACCTCGGCGGGCATGGCTACGGGTTCGCCGAGCTGGGCGTCGTCCTGGAGGAGTGCGGCGCTGCGCTGCTGCCCGAGCCGGTGCTGGGGTCGGCGGTGCTCGGCTGCCAGGCGCTCGCCGCCGCCGACGACCCCGCGTCCGTGGCGGACCTCCGCGAGCCTGCGCTCGCAGGTGACCTCGTCGTCGCCGTGTCGGTCGGCGGCGAGGAGGTCGTCGCGGACCGGACGGCCGACGGCGGCTGGACCGTCTCGGGCCTGCGGACCCGCGTCCTGGACGGCGCCGCGGCCGACGTCCTCGTCATCGACGCCGCGGCGGCGGACGGTCCCCTGCTCCTGGGGGTCCGGCGCGAGGACCTCGAGGTGACGAGCCGTACGACGATGGACCTGACCCGCCGACAGGCGGACGTCCGGAGCGCGTCGGCCCCCGCCCGGCTCGTGGTCGGGCCCGCGCGCTTCGCGGAGGTGGCCGAGCGACTTCGCCTGGTCGCCGACGCGGCCGTCGCGGCCGAGCACGCCGGCATCGTCGGGGAGCTCCTCGACCAGGTCGTGGGCCACGTGACCCAGCGCGAGCAGTTCGGACGTCCCATCGGCTCCTTCCAGGCGATCAAGCACCGCCTCGCCGACGTGCTGGTCGATCGCGAGCGCGCGCGCTCCGCGTCGCGGTACGCGATGGCAGCGCTCGACGCAGGGGGCGCGGATGCCGCCCTCGCGGTGGCGGTCGCCTCCGCGGTGTGCGCCGACGCGGTCGTGCGCACGGCGCACGAGACCGTGCAGCTGCACGGGGGGATCGGGTTCACCTGGGAGCACCGCGCGCACTACTACCTCCGCCGTGCCCTGGGCGACGAGGGCCTCTTCGGTGGCAGCCGCGGGCAGCGGGCGCGGGTCGCCGACCTCGTCGGCGTCTGACCCGGACCCGCCGCGCGGGCCACGCCGGGCCGCGCCGGGCCACGCCTCAGGCGGTGACCCGCGCGGCCGCGGTCGCTGCGGCGGCCAGCCCGAACACGAGGGCGGGGGCGAGCCCGCCGGCGTAGGCGCGGTGGTAGAGCCCGCCGCTGTCGGAACCGGCGCAGAGCAGCCCGAGGAGGGGAAGGCCGTCGGTGCCGAGGACCCGGGCCCGGTCGTCGGTCCGGATGCCGTGGAAGGTGAAGGTCACCGCCGGCTCGCACT
Above is a genomic segment from Nocardioides aromaticivorans containing:
- a CDS encoding TetR/AcrR family transcriptional regulator; translation: MSEARKRLVDTASRLFYAEGLHAVGIDRVIAEAGVTKATLYRHFPSKDDLVVTYLSVADDALRARVDEARARGRAADDVLRELAESIAEDIRRPGFRGCAFLNAAAEYPDAAHPVHAAVLRHRDWFFATTAELFAETGKPDAEPAARHFVMLRDGAMAAGCLSDPVLVGETFLRGVAGLLTYRSGMGDD
- a CDS encoding nuclear transport factor 2 family protein, whose amino-acid sequence is MSSVTLTRYYAAVDAGDLDGAMALLAPDVRSAILLPGRAVRGEDRQALRDYLTGRGDVVRRHVPLRQTTDGDLEFVYGKVVEDEGTTTGYFLASVRIDEAGLIAAYQVAFDTELSLLPDA
- a CDS encoding acyl-CoA dehydrogenase family protein; translated protein: MNPWPELDPALMAPVAEREELRQVVRALLEKEAGHEAVRAAADSSGGWSPDLWQRLNAELEIGRLAVPEDLGGHGYGFAELGVVLEECGAALLPEPVLGSAVLGCQALAAADDPASVADLREPALAGDLVVAVSVGGEEVVADRTADGGWTVSGLRTRVLDGAAADVLVIDAAAADGPLLLGVRREDLEVTSRTTMDLTRRQADVRSASAPARLVVGPARFAEVAERLRLVADAAVAAEHAGIVGELLDQVVGHVTQREQFGRPIGSFQAIKHRLADVLVDRERARSASRYAMAALDAGGADAALAVAVASAVCADAVVRTAHETVQLHGGIGFTWEHRAHYYLRRALGDEGLFGGSRGQRARVADLVGV